A genomic stretch from Poecile atricapillus isolate bPoeAtr1 chromosome 10, bPoeAtr1.hap1, whole genome shotgun sequence includes:
- the CBFA2T3 gene encoding protein CBFA2T3 isoform X3, with the protein MPDSPADVKTQARSTPPSMPPPPAATQGATRHPSFTPSTNRDAGPPTFLPRGRFHGCLKWSMVCLLMNGSSHSPTAINGAPSTPNGFSNGPATSSSASLSTHQLPPACGARQLSKLKRFLTTLQQFGNDISPEIGERVRTLVLGLVNSTLTIEEFHAKLQEATNFPLRPFVIPFLKANLPLLQRELLHCARMAKQTPAQYLAQHEQLLLDANASSPIDSSELLLEVGESGKRRTPDRTKENGLDRDPLHPEHLSKRPCTMSPAQRYSPSNGLSHPPNGLGHPPAGPPLPQHYRLEDMAMAHHYRDTYRHPDPRELRERQRPAAVHGSRQEEVIDHRLTDREWAEEWKHLNNLLNCIMDMVEKTRRSLTVLRRCQEADREELNHWIRRYSDAEDMKKGSPPSARPHNSSSAAAEAPQLDAHRDFAPRPLSGYMPEEIWRKAEEAVNEVKRQAMSELQKAVSDAERKAHELITTERAKMERALAEAKRQASEDALTVINQQEDSSESCWNCGRKASETCSGCNTARYCGSFCQHKDWEKHHHVCGQTLQGLPGPAAPGPGQPDGVPAMASSPSEAGSVAASRAGTPATPAPLDSASR; encoded by the exons ATGCCCGACTCGCCGGCCGATGTGAAGACTCAGGCCCGCTCCACGCCGCCCAGCATGCCCCCGCCGCCGGCCGCCACGCAGGGAGCCACACGCCACCCCTCCTTCACACCCAGCACCA ATCGAGACGCTGGCCCTCCGACGTTTCTGCCTCGCGGCCGTTTTCATGGTTGCTTGAAATGGTCGATGGTCTGTCTTT TGATGAACGGGAGCAGCCACTCGCCGACCGCCATCAATGGGGCTCCGTCCACCCCCAACGGGTTCAGCAACGGCCCGGCCACCTCCTCCAGCGCCTCCCTGTCCACCCACCAGCTCCCTCCAGCCTGCGGCGCCCGCCAGCTCTCCAAGCTCAAGCGCTTCCTCACCACCCTGCAGCAGTTTGGGAACGACATCTCCCCCGAGATCGGGGAGCGGGTGCGCACCCTCGTCCTGGGGCTCGTG AACTCCACCCTCACCATCGAGGAGTTTCACGCCAAGCTCCAAGAGGCCACCAACTTCCCACTGCGACCCTTCGTCATCCCCTTCCTCAAG GCCAACCTGCCGCTGCTGCAGCGGGAGCTGCTGCACTGCGCCCGCATGGCCAAGCAGACCCCGGCCCAGTACCTGGCCCAGCacgagcagctgctgctggacgCCAACGCCTCCTCTCCCATCGACTCCTCcgagctgctcctggaggtggGCGAGAGCGGCAAGAGGAGGACGCCAGACAG GACCAAAGAGAACGGTTTGGACCGAGACCCCCTGCACCCCGAGCACCTCAGCAAGCGGCCGTGCACCATGAGCCCAGCGCAGCGCTACAGCCCCAGCAACGGGCTGAGCCACCCCCCGAACGGGCTGGGGCACCCCCCGGCCGGgccccccctgccccagcactaCCGCCTGGAGGACATGGCCATGGCACACCACTACCGGGACACCTACCGGCACCCCGACCCCCGGGAGCTCCGTGAGCGCCAGCGGCCCGCCG CCGTGCACGGGTCGCGGCAGGAGGAGGTGATCGACCACCGGCTCACGGACAGGGAGTGGGCGGAGGAGTGGAAACACCTCAACAAC CTGCTCAACTGCATCATGGACATGGTGGAGAAGACGCGGCGGTCGCTGACGGTGCTGCGGCGGTGCCAGGAGGCCGATCGCGAGGAGCTCAACCACTGGATCCGGCGCTACAGCGACGCCGAGGACATGAAGAAAGGCAGCCCCCCCTCCGCACGCCCCCACAACTcctcctccgccgccgccgAGGCTCCCCAGTTAG ACGCTCACCGGGACTTTGCTCCGCGCCCGCTCTCCGGGTACATGCCCGAGGAGATCTGGAGGAAGGCTG AAGAAGCCGTGAACGAGGTGAAGCGCCAGGCCATGTCCGAGCTGCAGAAGGCCGTGTCGGACGCCGAGCGGAAAGCCCACGAGCTGATCACAACGGAGCGCGCCAAGATGGAGCGGGCCTTGGCCGAGGCCAAGCGCCAGGCGTCCGAGGATGCCCTCACCGTCATCAATCAGCAGGAGGACTCGAGCGAG AGCTGCTGGAACTGCGGGCGGAAGGCGAGCGAGACGTGCAGCGGCTGCAACACCGCGCGCTACTGCGGCTCCTTCTGCCAGCACAAGGATTGGGAGAAGCACCACCACGTCTGCGGGCAGACTCTGCAGGGGctgccgggccccgccgcccccgggccgggccagCCCGACGGGGTGCCCGCCATGGCCAGCAGCCCCAGCGAGGCGGGCTCGGTGGCCGCGTCCCGCGCCGGCACTCCGGCCACGCCGGCGCCGCTGGACAGCGCGTCCCGCTGA
- the CBFA2T3 gene encoding protein CBFA2T3 isoform X1 codes for MLADNAETPAATMPDSPADVKTQARSTPPSMPPPPAATQGATRHPSFTPSTNRDAGPPTFLPRGRFHGCLKWSMVCLLMNGSSHSPTAINGAPSTPNGFSNGPATSSSASLSTHQLPPACGARQLSKLKRFLTTLQQFGNDISPEIGERVRTLVLGLVNSTLTIEEFHAKLQEATNFPLRPFVIPFLKANLPLLQRELLHCARMAKQTPAQYLAQHEQLLLDANASSPIDSSELLLEVGESGKRRTPDRTKENGLDRDPLHPEHLSKRPCTMSPAQRYSPSNGLSHPPNGLGHPPAGPPLPQHYRLEDMAMAHHYRDTYRHPDPRELRERQRPAAVHGSRQEEVIDHRLTDREWAEEWKHLNNLLNCIMDMVEKTRRSLTVLRRCQEADREELNHWIRRYSDAEDMKKGSPPSARPHNSSSAAAEAPQLDAHRDFAPRPLSGYMPEEIWRKAEEAVNEVKRQAMSELQKAVSDAERKAHELITTERAKMERALAEAKRQASEDALTVINQQEDSSESCWNCGRKASETCSGCNTARYCGSFCQHKDWEKHHHVCGQTLQGLPGPAAPGPGQPDGVPAMASSPSEAGSVAASRAGTPATPAPLDSASR; via the exons ATAACGCGGAGACTCCGGCCGCCACCATGCCCGACTCGCCGGCCGATGTGAAGACTCAGGCCCGCTCCACGCCGCCCAGCATGCCCCCGCCGCCGGCCGCCACGCAGGGAGCCACACGCCACCCCTCCTTCACACCCAGCACCA ATCGAGACGCTGGCCCTCCGACGTTTCTGCCTCGCGGCCGTTTTCATGGTTGCTTGAAATGGTCGATGGTCTGTCTTT TGATGAACGGGAGCAGCCACTCGCCGACCGCCATCAATGGGGCTCCGTCCACCCCCAACGGGTTCAGCAACGGCCCGGCCACCTCCTCCAGCGCCTCCCTGTCCACCCACCAGCTCCCTCCAGCCTGCGGCGCCCGCCAGCTCTCCAAGCTCAAGCGCTTCCTCACCACCCTGCAGCAGTTTGGGAACGACATCTCCCCCGAGATCGGGGAGCGGGTGCGCACCCTCGTCCTGGGGCTCGTG AACTCCACCCTCACCATCGAGGAGTTTCACGCCAAGCTCCAAGAGGCCACCAACTTCCCACTGCGACCCTTCGTCATCCCCTTCCTCAAG GCCAACCTGCCGCTGCTGCAGCGGGAGCTGCTGCACTGCGCCCGCATGGCCAAGCAGACCCCGGCCCAGTACCTGGCCCAGCacgagcagctgctgctggacgCCAACGCCTCCTCTCCCATCGACTCCTCcgagctgctcctggaggtggGCGAGAGCGGCAAGAGGAGGACGCCAGACAG GACCAAAGAGAACGGTTTGGACCGAGACCCCCTGCACCCCGAGCACCTCAGCAAGCGGCCGTGCACCATGAGCCCAGCGCAGCGCTACAGCCCCAGCAACGGGCTGAGCCACCCCCCGAACGGGCTGGGGCACCCCCCGGCCGGgccccccctgccccagcactaCCGCCTGGAGGACATGGCCATGGCACACCACTACCGGGACACCTACCGGCACCCCGACCCCCGGGAGCTCCGTGAGCGCCAGCGGCCCGCCG CCGTGCACGGGTCGCGGCAGGAGGAGGTGATCGACCACCGGCTCACGGACAGGGAGTGGGCGGAGGAGTGGAAACACCTCAACAAC CTGCTCAACTGCATCATGGACATGGTGGAGAAGACGCGGCGGTCGCTGACGGTGCTGCGGCGGTGCCAGGAGGCCGATCGCGAGGAGCTCAACCACTGGATCCGGCGCTACAGCGACGCCGAGGACATGAAGAAAGGCAGCCCCCCCTCCGCACGCCCCCACAACTcctcctccgccgccgccgAGGCTCCCCAGTTAG ACGCTCACCGGGACTTTGCTCCGCGCCCGCTCTCCGGGTACATGCCCGAGGAGATCTGGAGGAAGGCTG AAGAAGCCGTGAACGAGGTGAAGCGCCAGGCCATGTCCGAGCTGCAGAAGGCCGTGTCGGACGCCGAGCGGAAAGCCCACGAGCTGATCACAACGGAGCGCGCCAAGATGGAGCGGGCCTTGGCCGAGGCCAAGCGCCAGGCGTCCGAGGATGCCCTCACCGTCATCAATCAGCAGGAGGACTCGAGCGAG AGCTGCTGGAACTGCGGGCGGAAGGCGAGCGAGACGTGCAGCGGCTGCAACACCGCGCGCTACTGCGGCTCCTTCTGCCAGCACAAGGATTGGGAGAAGCACCACCACGTCTGCGGGCAGACTCTGCAGGGGctgccgggccccgccgcccccgggccgggccagCCCGACGGGGTGCCCGCCATGGCCAGCAGCCCCAGCGAGGCGGGCTCGGTGGCCGCGTCCCGCGCCGGCACTCCGGCCACGCCGGCGCCGCTGGACAGCGCGTCCCGCTGA
- the CBFA2T3 gene encoding protein CBFA2T3 isoform X2 gives MLADNAETPAATMPDSPADVKTQARSTPPSMPPPPAATQGATRHPSFTPSTNRDAGPPTFLPRGRFHGCLKWSMVCLLMNGSSHSPTAINGAPSTPNGFSNGPATSSSASLSTHQLPPACGARQLSKLKRFLTTLQQFGNDISPEIGERVRTLVLGLVNSTLTIEEFHAKLQEATNFPLRPFVIPFLKANLPLLQRELLHCARMAKQTPAQYLAQHEQLLLDANASSPIDSSELLLEVGESGKRRTPDRTKENGLDRDPLHPEHLSKRPCTMSPAQRYSPSNGLSHPPNGLGHPPAGPPLPQHYRLEDMAMAHHYRDTYRHPDPRELRERQRPAAVHGSRQEEVIDHRLTDREWAEEWKHLNNLLNCIMDMVEKTRRSLTVLRRCQEADREELNHWIRRYSDAEDMKKGSPPSARPHNSSSAAAEAPQLDAHRDFAPRPLSGYMPEEIWRKAEAVNEVKRQAMSELQKAVSDAERKAHELITTERAKMERALAEAKRQASEDALTVINQQEDSSESCWNCGRKASETCSGCNTARYCGSFCQHKDWEKHHHVCGQTLQGLPGPAAPGPGQPDGVPAMASSPSEAGSVAASRAGTPATPAPLDSASR, from the exons ATAACGCGGAGACTCCGGCCGCCACCATGCCCGACTCGCCGGCCGATGTGAAGACTCAGGCCCGCTCCACGCCGCCCAGCATGCCCCCGCCGCCGGCCGCCACGCAGGGAGCCACACGCCACCCCTCCTTCACACCCAGCACCA ATCGAGACGCTGGCCCTCCGACGTTTCTGCCTCGCGGCCGTTTTCATGGTTGCTTGAAATGGTCGATGGTCTGTCTTT TGATGAACGGGAGCAGCCACTCGCCGACCGCCATCAATGGGGCTCCGTCCACCCCCAACGGGTTCAGCAACGGCCCGGCCACCTCCTCCAGCGCCTCCCTGTCCACCCACCAGCTCCCTCCAGCCTGCGGCGCCCGCCAGCTCTCCAAGCTCAAGCGCTTCCTCACCACCCTGCAGCAGTTTGGGAACGACATCTCCCCCGAGATCGGGGAGCGGGTGCGCACCCTCGTCCTGGGGCTCGTG AACTCCACCCTCACCATCGAGGAGTTTCACGCCAAGCTCCAAGAGGCCACCAACTTCCCACTGCGACCCTTCGTCATCCCCTTCCTCAAG GCCAACCTGCCGCTGCTGCAGCGGGAGCTGCTGCACTGCGCCCGCATGGCCAAGCAGACCCCGGCCCAGTACCTGGCCCAGCacgagcagctgctgctggacgCCAACGCCTCCTCTCCCATCGACTCCTCcgagctgctcctggaggtggGCGAGAGCGGCAAGAGGAGGACGCCAGACAG GACCAAAGAGAACGGTTTGGACCGAGACCCCCTGCACCCCGAGCACCTCAGCAAGCGGCCGTGCACCATGAGCCCAGCGCAGCGCTACAGCCCCAGCAACGGGCTGAGCCACCCCCCGAACGGGCTGGGGCACCCCCCGGCCGGgccccccctgccccagcactaCCGCCTGGAGGACATGGCCATGGCACACCACTACCGGGACACCTACCGGCACCCCGACCCCCGGGAGCTCCGTGAGCGCCAGCGGCCCGCCG CCGTGCACGGGTCGCGGCAGGAGGAGGTGATCGACCACCGGCTCACGGACAGGGAGTGGGCGGAGGAGTGGAAACACCTCAACAAC CTGCTCAACTGCATCATGGACATGGTGGAGAAGACGCGGCGGTCGCTGACGGTGCTGCGGCGGTGCCAGGAGGCCGATCGCGAGGAGCTCAACCACTGGATCCGGCGCTACAGCGACGCCGAGGACATGAAGAAAGGCAGCCCCCCCTCCGCACGCCCCCACAACTcctcctccgccgccgccgAGGCTCCCCAGTTAG ACGCTCACCGGGACTTTGCTCCGCGCCCGCTCTCCGGGTACATGCCCGAGGAGATCTGGAGGAAGGCTG AAGCCGTGAACGAGGTGAAGCGCCAGGCCATGTCCGAGCTGCAGAAGGCCGTGTCGGACGCCGAGCGGAAAGCCCACGAGCTGATCACAACGGAGCGCGCCAAGATGGAGCGGGCCTTGGCCGAGGCCAAGCGCCAGGCGTCCGAGGATGCCCTCACCGTCATCAATCAGCAGGAGGACTCGAGCGAG AGCTGCTGGAACTGCGGGCGGAAGGCGAGCGAGACGTGCAGCGGCTGCAACACCGCGCGCTACTGCGGCTCCTTCTGCCAGCACAAGGATTGGGAGAAGCACCACCACGTCTGCGGGCAGACTCTGCAGGGGctgccgggccccgccgcccccgggccgggccagCCCGACGGGGTGCCCGCCATGGCCAGCAGCCCCAGCGAGGCGGGCTCGGTGGCCGCGTCCCGCGCCGGCACTCCGGCCACGCCGGCGCCGCTGGACAGCGCGTCCCGCTGA
- the CBFA2T3 gene encoding protein CBFA2T3 isoform X5 — protein MLAVMNGSSHSPTAINGAPSTPNGFSNGPATSSSASLSTHQLPPACGARQLSKLKRFLTTLQQFGNDISPEIGERVRTLVLGLVNSTLTIEEFHAKLQEATNFPLRPFVIPFLKANLPLLQRELLHCARMAKQTPAQYLAQHEQLLLDANASSPIDSSELLLEVGESGKRRTPDRTKENGLDRDPLHPEHLSKRPCTMSPAQRYSPSNGLSHPPNGLGHPPAGPPLPQHYRLEDMAMAHHYRDTYRHPDPRELRERQRPAAVHGSRQEEVIDHRLTDREWAEEWKHLNNLLNCIMDMVEKTRRSLTVLRRCQEADREELNHWIRRYSDAEDMKKGSPPSARPHNSSSAAAEAPQLDAHRDFAPRPLSGYMPEEIWRKAEEAVNEVKRQAMSELQKAVSDAERKAHELITTERAKMERALAEAKRQASEDALTVINQQEDSSESCWNCGRKASETCSGCNTARYCGSFCQHKDWEKHHHVCGQTLQGLPGPAAPGPGQPDGVPAMASSPSEAGSVAASRAGTPATPAPLDSASR, from the exons TGATGAACGGGAGCAGCCACTCGCCGACCGCCATCAATGGGGCTCCGTCCACCCCCAACGGGTTCAGCAACGGCCCGGCCACCTCCTCCAGCGCCTCCCTGTCCACCCACCAGCTCCCTCCAGCCTGCGGCGCCCGCCAGCTCTCCAAGCTCAAGCGCTTCCTCACCACCCTGCAGCAGTTTGGGAACGACATCTCCCCCGAGATCGGGGAGCGGGTGCGCACCCTCGTCCTGGGGCTCGTG AACTCCACCCTCACCATCGAGGAGTTTCACGCCAAGCTCCAAGAGGCCACCAACTTCCCACTGCGACCCTTCGTCATCCCCTTCCTCAAG GCCAACCTGCCGCTGCTGCAGCGGGAGCTGCTGCACTGCGCCCGCATGGCCAAGCAGACCCCGGCCCAGTACCTGGCCCAGCacgagcagctgctgctggacgCCAACGCCTCCTCTCCCATCGACTCCTCcgagctgctcctggaggtggGCGAGAGCGGCAAGAGGAGGACGCCAGACAG GACCAAAGAGAACGGTTTGGACCGAGACCCCCTGCACCCCGAGCACCTCAGCAAGCGGCCGTGCACCATGAGCCCAGCGCAGCGCTACAGCCCCAGCAACGGGCTGAGCCACCCCCCGAACGGGCTGGGGCACCCCCCGGCCGGgccccccctgccccagcactaCCGCCTGGAGGACATGGCCATGGCACACCACTACCGGGACACCTACCGGCACCCCGACCCCCGGGAGCTCCGTGAGCGCCAGCGGCCCGCCG CCGTGCACGGGTCGCGGCAGGAGGAGGTGATCGACCACCGGCTCACGGACAGGGAGTGGGCGGAGGAGTGGAAACACCTCAACAAC CTGCTCAACTGCATCATGGACATGGTGGAGAAGACGCGGCGGTCGCTGACGGTGCTGCGGCGGTGCCAGGAGGCCGATCGCGAGGAGCTCAACCACTGGATCCGGCGCTACAGCGACGCCGAGGACATGAAGAAAGGCAGCCCCCCCTCCGCACGCCCCCACAACTcctcctccgccgccgccgAGGCTCCCCAGTTAG ACGCTCACCGGGACTTTGCTCCGCGCCCGCTCTCCGGGTACATGCCCGAGGAGATCTGGAGGAAGGCTG AAGAAGCCGTGAACGAGGTGAAGCGCCAGGCCATGTCCGAGCTGCAGAAGGCCGTGTCGGACGCCGAGCGGAAAGCCCACGAGCTGATCACAACGGAGCGCGCCAAGATGGAGCGGGCCTTGGCCGAGGCCAAGCGCCAGGCGTCCGAGGATGCCCTCACCGTCATCAATCAGCAGGAGGACTCGAGCGAG AGCTGCTGGAACTGCGGGCGGAAGGCGAGCGAGACGTGCAGCGGCTGCAACACCGCGCGCTACTGCGGCTCCTTCTGCCAGCACAAGGATTGGGAGAAGCACCACCACGTCTGCGGGCAGACTCTGCAGGGGctgccgggccccgccgcccccgggccgggccagCCCGACGGGGTGCCCGCCATGGCCAGCAGCCCCAGCGAGGCGGGCTCGGTGGCCGCGTCCCGCGCCGGCACTCCGGCCACGCCGGCGCCGCTGGACAGCGCGTCCCGCTGA
- the CBFA2T3 gene encoding protein CBFA2T3 isoform X4, with product MLADNAETPAATMPDSPADVKTQARSTPPSMPPPPAATQGATRHPSFTPSTMMNGSSHSPTAINGAPSTPNGFSNGPATSSSASLSTHQLPPACGARQLSKLKRFLTTLQQFGNDISPEIGERVRTLVLGLVNSTLTIEEFHAKLQEATNFPLRPFVIPFLKANLPLLQRELLHCARMAKQTPAQYLAQHEQLLLDANASSPIDSSELLLEVGESGKRRTPDRTKENGLDRDPLHPEHLSKRPCTMSPAQRYSPSNGLSHPPNGLGHPPAGPPLPQHYRLEDMAMAHHYRDTYRHPDPRELRERQRPAAVHGSRQEEVIDHRLTDREWAEEWKHLNNLLNCIMDMVEKTRRSLTVLRRCQEADREELNHWIRRYSDAEDMKKGSPPSARPHNSSSAAAEAPQLDAHRDFAPRPLSGYMPEEIWRKAEEAVNEVKRQAMSELQKAVSDAERKAHELITTERAKMERALAEAKRQASEDALTVINQQEDSSESCWNCGRKASETCSGCNTARYCGSFCQHKDWEKHHHVCGQTLQGLPGPAAPGPGQPDGVPAMASSPSEAGSVAASRAGTPATPAPLDSASR from the exons ATAACGCGGAGACTCCGGCCGCCACCATGCCCGACTCGCCGGCCGATGTGAAGACTCAGGCCCGCTCCACGCCGCCCAGCATGCCCCCGCCGCCGGCCGCCACGCAGGGAGCCACACGCCACCCCTCCTTCACACCCAGCACCA TGATGAACGGGAGCAGCCACTCGCCGACCGCCATCAATGGGGCTCCGTCCACCCCCAACGGGTTCAGCAACGGCCCGGCCACCTCCTCCAGCGCCTCCCTGTCCACCCACCAGCTCCCTCCAGCCTGCGGCGCCCGCCAGCTCTCCAAGCTCAAGCGCTTCCTCACCACCCTGCAGCAGTTTGGGAACGACATCTCCCCCGAGATCGGGGAGCGGGTGCGCACCCTCGTCCTGGGGCTCGTG AACTCCACCCTCACCATCGAGGAGTTTCACGCCAAGCTCCAAGAGGCCACCAACTTCCCACTGCGACCCTTCGTCATCCCCTTCCTCAAG GCCAACCTGCCGCTGCTGCAGCGGGAGCTGCTGCACTGCGCCCGCATGGCCAAGCAGACCCCGGCCCAGTACCTGGCCCAGCacgagcagctgctgctggacgCCAACGCCTCCTCTCCCATCGACTCCTCcgagctgctcctggaggtggGCGAGAGCGGCAAGAGGAGGACGCCAGACAG GACCAAAGAGAACGGTTTGGACCGAGACCCCCTGCACCCCGAGCACCTCAGCAAGCGGCCGTGCACCATGAGCCCAGCGCAGCGCTACAGCCCCAGCAACGGGCTGAGCCACCCCCCGAACGGGCTGGGGCACCCCCCGGCCGGgccccccctgccccagcactaCCGCCTGGAGGACATGGCCATGGCACACCACTACCGGGACACCTACCGGCACCCCGACCCCCGGGAGCTCCGTGAGCGCCAGCGGCCCGCCG CCGTGCACGGGTCGCGGCAGGAGGAGGTGATCGACCACCGGCTCACGGACAGGGAGTGGGCGGAGGAGTGGAAACACCTCAACAAC CTGCTCAACTGCATCATGGACATGGTGGAGAAGACGCGGCGGTCGCTGACGGTGCTGCGGCGGTGCCAGGAGGCCGATCGCGAGGAGCTCAACCACTGGATCCGGCGCTACAGCGACGCCGAGGACATGAAGAAAGGCAGCCCCCCCTCCGCACGCCCCCACAACTcctcctccgccgccgccgAGGCTCCCCAGTTAG ACGCTCACCGGGACTTTGCTCCGCGCCCGCTCTCCGGGTACATGCCCGAGGAGATCTGGAGGAAGGCTG AAGAAGCCGTGAACGAGGTGAAGCGCCAGGCCATGTCCGAGCTGCAGAAGGCCGTGTCGGACGCCGAGCGGAAAGCCCACGAGCTGATCACAACGGAGCGCGCCAAGATGGAGCGGGCCTTGGCCGAGGCCAAGCGCCAGGCGTCCGAGGATGCCCTCACCGTCATCAATCAGCAGGAGGACTCGAGCGAG AGCTGCTGGAACTGCGGGCGGAAGGCGAGCGAGACGTGCAGCGGCTGCAACACCGCGCGCTACTGCGGCTCCTTCTGCCAGCACAAGGATTGGGAGAAGCACCACCACGTCTGCGGGCAGACTCTGCAGGGGctgccgggccccgccgcccccgggccgggccagCCCGACGGGGTGCCCGCCATGGCCAGCAGCCCCAGCGAGGCGGGCTCGGTGGCCGCGTCCCGCGCCGGCACTCCGGCCACGCCGGCGCCGCTGGACAGCGCGTCCCGCTGA